The Deltaproteobacteria bacterium DNA segment TACCAATTGCTCTTCCACCTGTATTATTTATAGACATTACAATTTGTTTATTAATTTTCCCTGCTAAAACCATAGTTACTATTTCCATTGTTTTTTCATTAGTTATTCTTAACCCCCGATAGAAAGTTGTTTCTATATCTAATTTATCCAATGTTTTACTTATTTCCTGTCCGCCACCATGTACTATTACAGGGTTTATTCCTACATATTTCAGTAGAACAATATCTTCACAAAAACTCTTTATTTCTTTCTGGGCACTACCCCCATACTTAACTATAAATACTTTCTCGCAAAACTTCCTTATATAGGGCAGCGCTTCTATAAGAATCTCAACTCTTTTTTTACTCATTTCCCAACTTTTACAAAGTAAACTTTGATATATTGAAAGTCAAGCCAAACGACGAAGTCGTTTGTGGAGTCAGTGGATTCAATTTTTTTTAATCTCGCCTCTTTCGGGATTTTTAATGATTTCTTTTATCCGATTGTCCAGTTCAATTTGTAGCTTTTTTATGATTTTCTTTTTGAACTTAATAAATTTGTTAGATGCTATTACACGCACTAATCCAGCGTACCAAATTTATATTCTTCGTATAGACCATTTTCTATTTCTTTTTTAGCTTCTAAAGTATCTTTAATAAAAAACAAAGGCAAATCAGGGTTTCCTTCCATTTCTATGGCATTTTGCAGATAGGTTCTTAGCTGTTCCGACACTGTTCTATTGTTAATTTTAGCTTTAATTTTTATTTTTCTCTCTAATTCTTCAGGTATCCTTACTGTCAACATAAATTCCTCCTGTATTCTTATTGAATACAGGATTATAGTATG contains these protein-coding regions:
- a CDS encoding type II toxin-antitoxin system RelE/ParE family toxin, with product MRVIASNKFIKFKKKIIKKLQIELDNRIKEIIKNPERGEIKKN